One part of the Malus sylvestris chromosome 2, drMalSylv7.2, whole genome shotgun sequence genome encodes these proteins:
- the LOC126587489 gene encoding phosphatidylinositol 4-phosphate 5-kinase 6-like encodes MSKEFRFILKAWEATLRKTHTGGKKRANPLFTTMSVAPADHEPGEIYQDEKVLANGDFYTGQWVDNYAHGQGKYLWTDGCMYLGEWQKGRTSGKGKFSWPSGATYEGEFKNGYMDGKGTYMGSCGDTYRGSWVMNLKYGQGAKSFVNGDYYEGEWRRGLQDGQGRYQWKNGSHYIGQWKHGMIHGNGIMIWSNGNRYDGSWEEGLPKGNGTFRWADGSFYVGVWSKDSKEQNGTYYPAGSSGGNVDWDPQEVFAVDLNDCKVCPQETIPIYPSQKTMSWPGFEGEFLNKQPIYKNGNEGNVRPRRTSDARVSNYSRSSNGDCMFDGVDRSSREGSAGFELEGSVAKGIRHQHFKVQPMKKQGVTIAKGHKNYELMLNLQLGIRHSVGRPAPTTSLDLKSSAFDPKEKVWTKFPPEGSKYTPPHQSCDFKWKDYCPVVFRTLRKLFKVDPADYMISICGNDALRELSSPGKSGSFFYLTNDDRYMIKTMKKAEVKVLLRMLRAYYNHVRSFENTLVTKFYGLHCVKLTGTAQKKVRFVIMGNLFCSEFAIHRRFDLKGSSHGRTTDKPESEIDATTTLKDLDLNYIFRLQKVWFQEFCRQVDRDCDFLEQERIMDYSLLIGLHFREASCTEKPKTPDRTSGARTPTGNSDPDNGTPRLSKVDMERLLSDPNRWSSIRLGSNMPAWAERTVRRNDCEAQLVGDPTGELYDVILFFGIIDILQDYDISKKLEHAYKSFQYDPTSISAVDPKQYSRRFRAFIFRVFVEDT; translated from the exons ATGAGCAAAGAGTTCAGATTCATTTTAAAGGCCTGGGAAGCAACTCTGCGCAAAACACACACTGGTGGAAAGAAAAGGGCCAACCCTTTATTCACAACAATGTCCGTAGCCCCTGCAGATCATGAGCCTGGTGAAATCTATCAGGACGAGAAGGTCCTCGCCAATGGTGACTTCTACACCGGCCAGTGGGTCGACAACTACGCGCACGGCCAAGGGAAGTACCTGTGGACCGATGGGTGTATGTACCTTGGCGAATGGCAGAAGGGTAGGACGTCGGGTAAAGGAAAATTTAGTTGGCCTTCTGGTGCCACTTATGAAGGGGAATTCAAGAACGGATATATGGATGGCAAAGGAACTTACATGGGTTCTTGTGGAGATACCTATAGAGGATCGTGGGTTATGAATTTGAAATATGGTCAGGGGGCTAAGAGCTTTGTCAATGGGGATTATTACGAGGGTGAATGGCGCCGCGGGCTGCAGGACGGGCAGGGGCGGTATCAATGGAAAAATGGGAGCCATTATATCGGCCAATGGAAGCATGGAATGATTCATGGGAATGGGATCATGATTTGGAGCAATGGGAATCGGTATGACGGGTCTTGGGAAGAAGGTTTGCCTAAAGGAAATGGCACGTTTCGGTGGGCTGATGGGAGCTTCTATGTGGGAGTTTGGAGTAAGGATTCGAAAGAGCAGAATGGGACTTACTACCCAGCAGGGTCCTCGGGTGGTAATGTGGATTGGGATCCTCAGGAGGTGTTTGCAGTGGACTTGAATGATTGCAAGGTGTGCCCGCAGGAAACTATTCCGATATACCCTTCACAGAAGACGATGAGTTGGCCTGGATTTGAAGGGGAGTTCTTGAACAAGCAGCCTATTTATAAAAACGGGAACGAAGGGAATGTGAGGCCTAGGAGAACTTCCGATGCGAGGGTGAGTAATTATAGTAGGTCATCTAATGGAGATTGCATGTTTGATGGAGTTGATAGGAGCTCAAGAGAGGGAAGTGCAGGATTTGAGTTGGAAGGTTCGGTTGCGAAAGGGATTAGACATCAGCATTTCAAAGTTCAGCCAATGAAGAAACAAGGGGTGACAATAGCTAAAGGGCATAAGAACTATGAGCTTATGCTTAATCTGCAGTTGGGAATCAG GCATTCTGTTGGAAGGCCTGCTCCAACTACATCTCTTGACCTGAAGAGTTCAGCATTCGATCCCAAGGAGAAAGTATGGACAAAATTTCCCCCAGAAGGATCCAAGTATACTCCACCCCACCAGTCATGCgacttcaaatggaaggattaCTGTCCTGTGGTTTTCCG GACTCTCAGGAAATTGTTCAAGGTAGATCCAGCAGATTACATGATATCAATATGTGGAAATGACGCTCTTCGAGAGCTCTCATCCCCTGGAAAGAGTGGAAGCTTCTTTTATTTGACAAATGATGACCGGTACATGATAAAGACAATGAAGAAGGCAGAAGTAAAA GTGCTTCTAAGAATGCTTCGAGCTTACTATAATCATGTTAGATCCTTTGAGAATACTCTGGTCACCAAATTTTACGGCCTTCATTGTGTAAAGTTAACGGGGACTGCCCAAAAGAAG GTGAGATTTGTCATTATGGGGAATCTATTTTGCTCCGAGTTTGCAATTCACAGGCGGTTTGATTTAAAAGGCTCTTCCCATGGCCGCACAACTGATAAACCTGAGTCGGAAATTGATGCTACAACAACTCTTAAAGATCTCGAtcttaattatatatttagGTTGCAGAAGGTTTGGTTTCAAGAGTTCTGCAG GCAAGTGGACAGAGATTGCGACTTTCTTGAACAGGAAAGAATAATGGACTACAGTCTCTTGATTGGTCTTCACTTCCGAGAAGCTTCATGCACAGAAAAACCCAAAACTCCAGACCGAACCTCTGGAGCTCGTACTCCAACTG GAAATAGCGACCCTGACAATGGTACCCCACGCCTTTCTAAAGTTGACATGGAACGGCTTCTTTCTGACCCGAACAG GTGGTCTTCTATTAGGTTAGGTAGTAATATGCCAGCATGGGCTGAAAGGACAGTGAGAAGAAATGATTGTGAGGCTCAGTTGGTTGGAGACCCAACCGGAGAGTTGTACGATGTCATTCTGTTTTTTGGTATAATTGACATACTACAGGACTATGATATCAGCAAAAAGCTCGAGCATGCATACAAATCATTCCAATATGACCCGACCTCAATCTCTGCTGTTGATCCGAAGCAATACTCAAGACGCTTTCGTGCTTTCATCTTCAGAGTTTTTGTAGAAGACACATGA